In Quercus robur chromosome 11, dhQueRobu3.1, whole genome shotgun sequence, the following proteins share a genomic window:
- the LOC126705109 gene encoding late embryogenesis abundant protein — protein MAEIRDQYGNPIQLTDEHGNPEQLTDEHGHPMHLTGVATTKIHDEPDRDTTEGTLASTAVGVGGAKEHDQQLDQQKQQHELEVSRTSSSSSGSSEDDGQGEIEGQGGEVRRRKKKGLKEKIKEKLTCGKSKEEQSQTESFTSTATTTISTGATSPGAQPEHEKKSVIEKIKEKLPGHHSH, from the exons ATGGCTGAAATACGAGATCAGTATGGGAACCCAATTCAGCTCACCGACGAACATGGCAACCCAGAACAATTGACCGATGAACATGGTCATCCCATGCACCTTACTGGTGTGGCCACCACAAAAATCCATGATGAACCAGATAGAGATACCACTGAGGGAACTTTAGCTAGTACTGctgttggtgttggtggtgCAAAAGAGCATGATCAGCAGCTGGATCAACAGAAGCAGCAACATGAGCTCGAGGTTTCTCGGACCAGTAGCTCCAGCTCTGGCTCG TCTGAGGATGATGGGCAAGGTGAAATTGAAGGACAAGGTGGGGAAGttaggagaaggaagaagaagggtTTAAAGGAGAAAATAAAGGAGAAGTTAACATGTGGGAAGAGCAAGGAGGAGCAGTCACAGACAGAGAGTTTTACAAGCACAGCCACAACCACTATATCCACTGGTGCAACCAGCCCCGGTGCTCAACCTGAGCATGAGAAGAAAAGTGTGatagagaaaatcaaagaaaaattgccAGGCCACCATAGCCATTAA
- the LOC126704580 gene encoding protein CASPARIAN STRIP INTEGRITY FACTOR 2-like isoform X2, with the protein MGLMLLKKVSLLFLLIISASLLSTCLAGRDSKWVSKLAEEADAINEKLSHHDEEESIHERLLKVNTKDYGRYDPTPALVKPPFKLIPN; encoded by the exons ATGGGTCTCATGCTACTCAAGAAAGTCAGTCTTCTCTTCCTCCTCATTATTTCAGCATCACTCTTATCAACTTGTCTTGCAG GCAGAGATTCCAAGTGGGTCAGTAAGTTAGCTGAAGAAGCCGATGCAATTAATGAG AAACTATCACACCACGATGAAGAGGAGAGTATCCATGAAAGGCTTCTTAAGGTTAACACCAAAGACTATGGAAGATATGATCCAACACCAGCCCTTGTTAAGCCTCCTTTCAAACTCATACCCAACTGA
- the LOC126704580 gene encoding protein CASPARIAN STRIP INTEGRITY FACTOR 1-like isoform X1 codes for MGLMLLKKVSLLFLLIISASLLSTCLAGRDSKWVSKLAEEADAINEGIPQKLSHHDEEESIHERLLKVNTKDYGRYDPTPALVKPPFKLIPN; via the exons ATGGGTCTCATGCTACTCAAGAAAGTCAGTCTTCTCTTCCTCCTCATTATTTCAGCATCACTCTTATCAACTTGTCTTGCAG GCAGAGATTCCAAGTGGGTCAGTAAGTTAGCTGAAGAAGCCGATGCAATTAATGAG GGAATACCACAGAAACTATCACACCACGATGAAGAGGAGAGTATCCATGAAAGGCTTCTTAAGGTTAACACCAAAGACTATGGAAGATATGATCCAACACCAGCCCTTGTTAAGCCTCCTTTCAAACTCATACCCAACTGA
- the LOC126707614 gene encoding uncharacterized protein LOC126707614, protein MGSVCCVAARDKTIPNGSSGEILHRNIRYSPTWSFRWDNRGRVAGEETSIGWLSDGISRNDGSENKYEPSFAEEGSPLEHFRRCTWQKSLISEGTAGHVRTPASDQSISRNVSMDVSLDQVKESPTVSFPSPIKPSLSLPSTSSLFASPLSSQGQLPPASTTPSRWPRRTPGHQLLRQVSDSQIPGFKSPDSYSVSEERPVLPSWSNESARGSRGGSSDGWSMHAFSGLMASSNRDRWSFDSESFGFNREKLTRSSSRISTSPSVDLQTCGVCSKLLTEKSSWSGQKIIANNDLSVVAVLACGHVYHAECLETLTSEINKYDPACPVCTFGEKQTLKLSEKALKAEMDFKARNKRSRNRVVDSDLDGDSFVLERLKSSQGKGPKMASSSSMRSSLGKPFLRRHFSFGSKGSKTLSENHSTRKKGFFWVKSSKE, encoded by the exons ATGGGGTCTGTTTGTTGTGTTGCTGCTAGAGACAAGACTATACCGAATGGATCGAGTGGTGAGATTTTGCATAGGAACATTCGGTATTCGCCAACGTGGAGCTTTCGGTGGGATAACCGAGGGCGGGTAGCTGGTGAGGAGACTTCTATTGGTTGGTTATCAGATGGGATAAGCCGGAATGATGGGTCTGAAAATAAATACGAACCGTCATTTGCTGAGGAGGGAAGTCCTTTGGAACATTTTCGAAGATGTACATGGCAGAAGTCCCTGATTTCTGAAGGAACTGCTGGGCATGTGAGGACTCCTGCTTCAG ATCAATCTATTTCAAGGAATGTTTCTATGGATGTGAGTTTGGATCAG GTTAAGGAATCTCCAACAGTTTCATTTCCATCTCCTATTAAACCATCACTGTCGTTGCCTTCTACTTCTTCATTATTTGCATCCCCCTTGTCATCCCAAGGTCAATTGCCTCCAGCTAGCACAACTCCATCAAGGTGGCCCCGCCGTACTCCAGGACACCAGCTTTTAAGACAAGTATCTGATAGTCAAATCCCCGGATTCAAGTCACCAGACAGCTACTCAGTTTCCGAAGAAAGGCCAGTGCTCCCTTCTTGGAGCAATGAATCAGCTAGGGGCTCACGTGGGGGGTCTTCAGATGGTTGGTCTATGCATGCCTTTTCTGGGCTTATGGCCTCTTCTAATAGAGACAGGTGGTCTTTTGATAGTGAGTCCTTTGGCTTTAATCGCGAGAAGTTAACCAGATCCAGTAGCCGAATATCAACTTCCCCCTCTGTTGATCTACAAACATGTGGGGTTTGCTCAAAACTTTTGACTGAGAAATCCTCATGGAGCGGCCAAAAGATTATTGCTAATAATGACCTTTCTGTAGTTGCCGTGCTTGCTTGTGGGCATGTTTATCATGCTGAGTGTTTGGAGACTCTGACATCTGAAATTAACAAGTATGATCCAGCTTGCCCAGTTTGTACTTTTGGGGAGAAACAGACCCTGAAATTATCTGAAAAAGCATTGAAAGCAGAAATGGATTTTAAGGCTAGAAATAAGAGATCAAGGAATCGGGTGGTGGATAGTGATCTTGATGGTGATTCTTTTGTGCTTGAACGTTTGAAAAGTAGTCAAGGGAAAGGACCCAAGATGGCCTCCAGTTCCAGCATGAGAAGCTCCTTGGGAAAGCCTTTCTTGAGGCGGCACTTTTCCTTTGGCTCAAAAGGATCTAAAACCTTATCAGAGAACCACTCTACGAGAAAGAAGGGGTTCTTCTGGGTGAAATCAAGTAAGGAGTGA
- the LOC126706313 gene encoding bifunctional phosphatase IMPL2, chloroplastic → MISHSQTHLLSQTPPLLSFSPTTSSSSSSSSLTLNTNLSNLRFPQTLSLSLSHSRSPTPMSTNSKLSNGIDTLQLDLPQQSELDRIAQVANTVADAAGEVIRKYFRNKFEILDKEDQSPVTIADKEAEESMVSIILENFPSHAIYGEENGWRCKEKFSDYVWVLDPIDGTKSFITGKPVFGTLIALLYRGTPILGIIDQPVLRERWIGISGRRTILNGQEVSTRSCPKLSQAYLYTTSPHLFSGEAEEAFARVRNKVKVPLYGCDCYAYALLASGFVDLVIESGLKPYDFLSLIPVIEGAGGVITDWKGNQLHWEASPDSGITKFNVVAAADKQVHQQAVDLLQWQ, encoded by the exons ATGATCTCACACTCCCAAACCCACCTTCTCTCCCAAACCCCACCACTCCTCTCCTTCTCTCCaaccacttcttcttcttcttcttcttcttccctcacTCTCAACACAAACCTCTCAAATCTTCGCTTCCCACaaacactctctctttctctctctcattctcgcTCACCGACTCCAATGTCCACCAACTCCAAGCTCTCCAATGGAATCGACACCCTTCAACTAGACCTCCCGCAACAATCCGAGCTTGATCGTATTGCCCAGGTCGCCAACACGGTCGCCGACGCTGCCGGAGAAGTCATTCGCAAGTACTTCCGGAACAAGTTCGAGATTCTCGACAAGGAAGACCAGA GTCCTGTAACAATTGCTGATAAAGAAGCAGAGGAATCGATGGTTTCAATTATTTTGGAGAATTTCCCTTCACATGCAAT TTATGGAGAGGAGAATGGATGGAGGTGTAAAGAGAAGTTTTCAGACTATGTTTGGGTTTTAGATCCAATAGATGGGACAAAGAGTTTCATCACTG GAAAACCCGTATTTGGTACCCTCATTGCATTGCTCTACAGGGGTACACCA attctTGGCATAATCGATCAGCCTGTTCTGAGAGAAAGATGGATTGGGATAAGTGGAAGGAGAACAATTCTAAATGGACAAGAAGTGTCTACTCGCTCTTGTCCAAAGCTGTCACAAGCCTACTT GTATACTACAAGTCCACATCTGTTTAGCGGAGAAGCAGAAGAAGCATTTGCTCGTGTTAGAAACAAG GTAAAAGTGCCATTATATGGTTGTGACTGCTATGCTTATGCTCTTTTGGCTTCTGGCTTTGTGGATCTTGTTATTGAGTCTGGTCTAAAG CCATACGATTTCCTTTCACTGATACCTGTGATAGAAGGTGCTGGGGGAGTCATAACTGATTGGAAAGGAAATCAGCTTCACTGGGAGGCTTCTCCAGATTCAGGAATAACAA AATTTAATGTAGTGGCAGCCGCGGACAaacaagttcatcaacaagCTGTAGATTTGTTACAATGGCAATGA